One Bdellovibrio bacteriovorus str. Tiberius DNA segment encodes these proteins:
- a CDS encoding cbb3-type cytochrome c oxidase N-terminal domain-containing protein encodes MSDDNKEKFHEYDGIIEHDNPLPTWWLWTFYLTIIFAFLYYIHYELGGGPTLQDELKVAMTEIEQVQAKAATASPMETEESLQAAFDKDGVLAVGAAQFASKCASCHGQELQGLIGPNLTDKFWMHGKATRMDVVKVIRDGVPEKGMPPWGPVMKKDEIYAVSAFILSKKGSNPAGAKEPQGEAVETVE; translated from the coding sequence ATGAGCGACGATAACAAGGAAAAATTCCACGAATATGACGGGATTATCGAGCACGATAATCCCCTGCCAACCTGGTGGCTGTGGACCTTCTACCTCACTATCATTTTCGCCTTCCTCTATTACATCCACTATGAGCTGGGGGGTGGCCCGACTTTGCAGGATGAACTGAAAGTGGCGATGACTGAAATCGAACAGGTTCAGGCCAAGGCCGCAACGGCGTCACCGATGGAAACCGAGGAATCCCTGCAGGCCGCGTTTGATAAAGACGGCGTACTGGCAGTGGGTGCTGCGCAGTTTGCCTCGAAGTGTGCTTCCTGCCATGGCCAGGAGCTGCAAGGTTTGATTGGTCCCAATTTAACAGATAAATTCTGGATGCATGGCAAAGCCACTCGTATGGATGTGGTGAAGGTCATTCGTGACGGGGTTCCTGAAAAAGGAATGCCGCCATGGGGGCCGGTCATGAAAAAAGATGAAATCTATGCCGTGTCGGCGTTTATTCTGTCCAAAAAAGGCAGCAACCCGGCGGGCGCGAAAGAGCCTCAAGGTGAGGCTGTCGAGACAGTGGAGTAA
- the ccoG gene encoding cytochrome c oxidase accessory protein CcoG produces the protein MSGLDSGKLTSVDEHGDRLNIIPAEVRGRFRRHRDWTQIVLLIVFLILPWTTFNGHQTILLDIPKREFALFGVLFKAHDAPMLFYIVGTLTLGLAFVTSIWGRVWCGWACPQTVFIDAVYRRIEKWVEGTYIQRRQLRDGPMTFTKIRKVSLKWFLFFVVSSVIAHSFIAYFVSASELLAMTQGSPAQNMTYFLLVLFFTAIILFDFGWFREQFCVIMCPYGRIQSVLLDQKSLAVVYDVNRGEPRKGTTQPSQKAGDCVSCNRCVQVCPTGIDIRNGLQMECIACTACIDACDEIMEKVKKPKGLIRYDTLDGSKISLAKPRSLIYILAIAGLIGGLAYAVSTREPVHIAVLRGAGLPYSYVKNSDGQEVLLNQFRLHIQNQGALRARYNLTLPQQLLDQGIQVQVAENPIHLAPGESREWYFFVRIPTSVIPANGQLKTEVNVQDELAPEGFKTRRELILVGPRSQ, from the coding sequence ATGTCAGGGTTGGATTCAGGAAAGCTGACAAGTGTTGATGAGCACGGCGACCGGTTGAATATCATCCCCGCAGAAGTGCGGGGCCGCTTCCGCCGTCATCGTGACTGGACTCAGATCGTTTTGCTGATTGTGTTCCTGATCCTGCCCTGGACGACTTTCAATGGTCATCAGACCATTCTGCTGGACATCCCCAAACGCGAGTTCGCTCTGTTTGGGGTTCTGTTTAAAGCCCACGATGCGCCGATGCTGTTTTATATCGTCGGAACTTTGACTCTGGGCCTGGCCTTTGTGACCTCGATCTGGGGTCGCGTCTGGTGTGGCTGGGCGTGCCCGCAGACTGTGTTCATTGATGCCGTTTACCGCCGTATTGAAAAATGGGTGGAAGGCACCTACATTCAACGCCGTCAGTTGCGTGACGGACCAATGACCTTCACCAAAATCCGCAAAGTGTCTTTGAAATGGTTCCTGTTTTTTGTCGTGTCTTCTGTGATTGCCCACAGTTTTATTGCCTACTTCGTAAGCGCAAGTGAACTGCTGGCAATGACCCAAGGCTCACCGGCCCAGAACATGACTTATTTCCTGCTGGTGCTGTTTTTCACGGCCATCATTCTTTTCGATTTCGGATGGTTCCGTGAACAGTTCTGCGTGATCATGTGCCCTTACGGGCGTATTCAGTCCGTGCTGCTGGATCAAAAATCCCTGGCCGTGGTTTATGATGTGAATCGCGGCGAACCCCGCAAAGGCACCACTCAACCCAGTCAAAAAGCCGGCGACTGCGTTTCTTGCAATCGCTGCGTGCAAGTCTGCCCGACTGGCATCGACATCCGCAACGGCCTGCAAATGGAATGCATCGCCTGCACCGCGTGTATTGATGCCTGTGATGAAATCATGGAAAAAGTGAAAAAGCCCAAAGGGCTGATTCGCTATGACACTCTGGATGGCAGCAAGATCTCTTTGGCTAAACCACGTTCACTGATTTACATCCTGGCGATTGCGGGTTTGATTGGCGGCCTGGCTTACGCGGTCAGTACGCGCGAACCGGTGCATATCGCAGTCCTTCGCGGGGCCGGTCTGCCCTATTCTTACGTAAAAAACAGTGATGGTCAGGAAGTCCTTTTAAATCAGTTCCGTCTGCACATCCAAAATCAGGGCGCCTTGCGGGCCCGCTACAATCTGACCTTGCCTCAACAACTTCTGGACCAGGGAATCCAGGTTCAGGTGGCGGAAAATCCGATTCATCTGGCGCCGGGTGAATCACGTGAATGGTATTTCTTTGTCAGAATCCCGACATCTGTGATCCCGGCAAATGGACAACTAAAAACAGAAGTGAATGTTCAGGACGAACTGGCTCCGGAAGGTTTCAAGACCCGCCGCGAACTGATTCTTGTCGGACCGAGGTCACAATGA
- a CDS encoding sulfite exporter TauE/SafE family protein, translated as MMSSALLALGILSSSFFGSWHCAGMCGPVATLMSARNSLLSYHLGRLCSYVLLGVLAGSLGQFFLNSQFVTLRWISAILLALVLVGSGARLILPASWQQRLSANKISHSILSVIKRLQAFHVRKSGFVVGLLTALLPCGWLYTYVTAAIATQSPWAGGLTLGLFWLGGLPALSAVPMMVRQGIQHAGLRQQRIAGGVLIVAGLYSLGSFMLMH; from the coding sequence ATGATGTCATCAGCACTTCTGGCATTGGGAATATTGTCCTCCAGCTTCTTCGGCAGCTGGCATTGTGCCGGAATGTGCGGACCTGTTGCCACGCTGATGAGTGCTCGCAATAGTTTATTAAGTTATCATCTGGGTCGCTTGTGCTCTTATGTATTGTTGGGTGTTTTGGCGGGATCTCTGGGGCAGTTTTTCCTGAACAGTCAGTTTGTGACCCTGCGCTGGATTTCGGCGATACTTTTGGCATTGGTGCTGGTAGGTTCCGGGGCTCGTCTGATTCTGCCCGCTTCGTGGCAACAGCGTTTGTCTGCGAATAAGATTTCTCATTCCATTTTAAGTGTGATCAAAAGGCTGCAGGCCTTCCATGTCAGAAAGTCCGGCTTTGTCGTGGGATTACTGACAGCCCTTCTTCCCTGCGGCTGGCTTTACACTTACGTCACTGCGGCCATTGCCACTCAAAGCCCGTGGGCTGGTGGTCTGACGCTGGGTCTTTTCTGGCTGGGTGGTTTACCCGCATTAAGTGCTGTTCCCATGATGGTTCGTCAAGGCATTCAACACGCCGGACTTCGCCAGCAACGCATTGCTGGTGGCGTGCTGATCGTGGCAGGTTTGTATTCTTTGGGCAGCTTTATGCTGATGCACTAG
- a CDS encoding OmpA family protein yields MVSRTHKVLASVAVAGFIAGCASKPPSVQPISSSANPTAEIEKTEAMISEARSKQIDVLSPENFTDATKALEKAKQKKEKDKPNADILEQVAYSRGWLSEANTRAEIARTSMRQITDAREGAMKAGAPKLYPKEWDKAGKDLEKITVAIEKGNLSPADKRGDEIISRYRELEIMSVTKAYLGTAKDNLDTAKKAGADKNAPKSFGMAAMKYENAEKLIKADPRNPAIIARASQDATRESQHLMDVTRKVNAGNSEELVLMAERQQRTISSLRTEYSSAEQELQTVQTEAERQRMELQKQQALLGRAQALRSQLRPNEAEVFTENGKLMVRLKGLQFPTAQANLGPKNQALLKKVEGALAGVTPSKVIVEGHTDNVGSAEANRALSEKRAQSVQNFLVSQGTLPADKVESVGMGYDNPVGNNNTAAGRAQNRRIDLVIETE; encoded by the coding sequence ATGGTTTCCCGGACTCATAAGGTACTAGCATCTGTGGCTGTTGCCGGATTTATCGCAGGTTGCGCCAGCAAGCCGCCAAGCGTGCAGCCAATATCTTCCAGTGCCAATCCGACGGCCGAGATTGAAAAAACCGAAGCCATGATCAGCGAGGCCCGCTCGAAACAAATTGACGTGCTGTCACCAGAAAACTTCACGGACGCCACCAAAGCTTTGGAAAAAGCAAAACAGAAAAAGGAAAAAGACAAACCCAATGCTGATATTCTGGAACAGGTCGCCTATTCCCGCGGCTGGCTGAGCGAAGCCAACACCCGCGCTGAAATCGCCCGTACATCGATGAGACAAATCACCGATGCCCGCGAAGGTGCAATGAAAGCCGGAGCCCCAAAACTGTACCCTAAAGAATGGGACAAAGCCGGCAAGGATCTGGAAAAGATCACCGTCGCCATTGAAAAAGGCAACCTGAGCCCCGCTGACAAACGCGGAGACGAAATCATCAGCCGCTATCGCGAGCTGGAGATCATGTCTGTCACCAAAGCTTATCTGGGAACAGCCAAAGACAATCTGGACACGGCTAAAAAAGCCGGTGCCGACAAAAATGCACCGAAGTCCTTTGGTATGGCTGCGATGAAGTATGAAAATGCCGAAAAGCTGATCAAAGCAGATCCGCGCAATCCCGCCATCATCGCCCGTGCCTCCCAGGATGCCACCCGTGAATCCCAGCACCTGATGGATGTCACCCGCAAGGTCAACGCCGGAAATTCGGAAGAACTGGTATTGATGGCGGAACGTCAGCAGCGCACAATTTCAAGCCTGCGCACGGAATATTCCAGTGCAGAACAAGAGCTGCAAACAGTGCAAACTGAAGCCGAACGTCAGCGCATGGAGCTGCAGAAACAGCAAGCCCTGCTGGGTCGTGCCCAAGCGCTGCGCAGCCAGCTAAGACCCAACGAAGCTGAAGTGTTCACCGAAAATGGCAAGCTGATGGTGCGCCTGAAAGGTCTGCAATTCCCAACAGCCCAAGCCAATCTGGGACCTAAAAATCAGGCGCTGTTGAAAAAAGTCGAAGGAGCTTTGGCCGGGGTCACACCATCCAAAGTGATCGTGGAAGGTCACACGGATAACGTGGGCAGCGCTGAAGCCAACCGTGCCCTTTCTGAAAAACGTGCTCAATCCGTACAGAACTTCCTGGTATCCCAGGGAACTCTGCCCGCGGATAAAGTGGAGTCCGTGGGAATGGGTTATGACAATCCAGTTGGTAACAACAACACGGCTGCAGGACGAGCACAGAATCGTCGTATTGATCTTGTGATCGAAACAGAGTAA
- a CDS encoding transcriptional regulator, whose protein sequence is MASQIPGPGWQELKRELMQKWRELSDNDLESTKGNAQSIVDLLERKVGMAIDEASEKFAEIASHYHLYDEPEEKPVKADEEKKERVMELKPKAPANRDRKPKDDFLG, encoded by the coding sequence ATGGCATCACAAATTCCTGGTCCAGGCTGGCAGGAACTGAAACGAGAGCTCATGCAGAAATGGCGTGAGCTTTCGGACAATGACCTTGAAAGCACCAAAGGCAATGCCCAGTCCATCGTCGATTTGCTGGAACGCAAAGTCGGAATGGCGATCGACGAAGCCAGTGAAAAGTTCGCTGAAATAGCATCGCATTATCACCTGTATGATGAACCCGAGGAAAAGCCGGTGAAAGCTGACGAGGAAAAGAAAGAACGTGTGATGGAGCTAAAGCCAAAAGCTCCGGCGAACCGTGACCGAAAACCGAAAGATGATTTCCTGGGATGA
- a CDS encoding protein-L-isoaspartate O-methyltransferase family protein: protein MGLSLEHYQQGVLKRALPLSEKVVEAFYSQPRHVFVPEYTVEEAYEDHPLVLFNSPPFVSTISQPSFVLRILDLLKLEPGQKVFELGTGSGWNTAMMAEIVGKEGKVVSVEVIEELAVRARKILSERHLSQVIVKAGDGFEGDTANGPYDRVIFTAGSSEFPQKVFAQLKESGWMVFVRKTQGSPDMLELIHKVGSEPHVVTSVPCSFVSVVREKTGPDSKEHSL from the coding sequence ATGGGCTTGTCATTGGAACACTATCAACAAGGTGTCTTGAAGCGCGCATTGCCACTGTCTGAAAAAGTGGTAGAGGCTTTTTACAGTCAACCACGCCACGTCTTCGTGCCGGAATACACAGTGGAAGAGGCCTACGAAGATCATCCCTTGGTGCTTTTCAACAGTCCGCCTTTTGTATCCACTATTTCCCAACCCAGCTTCGTTCTGCGCATTCTGGATCTGCTCAAACTTGAACCCGGTCAGAAAGTATTTGAACTGGGTACGGGCAGCGGCTGGAACACAGCGATGATGGCCGAGATCGTCGGCAAAGAAGGCAAAGTGGTGTCAGTCGAAGTGATCGAGGAGCTTGCAGTGCGAGCCCGGAAGATCCTGAGCGAACGTCACCTGTCTCAGGTGATCGTTAAAGCGGGGGATGGCTTTGAAGGCGATACCGCCAACGGTCCGTATGACCGGGTTATATTCACGGCCGGATCGTCCGAGTTTCCACAGAAAGTGTTTGCGCAATTGAAGGAATCCGGATGGATGGTGTTTGTGCGTAAGACACAGGGATCACCAGATATGCTGGAGCTGATTCACAAGGTGGGCTCAGAGCCGCATGTTGTGACGTCAGTGCCTTGTTCTTTCGTTAGTGTGGTCCGGGAAAAAACGGGGCCTGATTCGAAAGAACACAGTCTTTGA
- a CDS encoding hydrogen peroxide-inducible genes activator — protein sequence MTLTQLEYILAVADTGSFSHAARQCHVTQPTLSMQIQKLEEELGVILFDRTKQPIRATSVGEEVLQQARLVVKGSQHLKEIVDDAKGSLCGELRIGIIPTLAPYLLPLFLKKIKDAHSSLHLTFEELQTEAMIEKIRNHSLDLGIIVTPIDDLNIANHVLFYEPFNVYLSKGHPLLNQKSLDEKDLSSEDVLLLNEGHCFREQSLSLCRNKKAPSVMDRSFTFESGSLETLKKLVDQGESFTLLPYLAALDVQDKKRLRPFSDPVPTREVSLVHGPHFQRKALLKALIETIKRNLPEGLSATRGKNQLKIDNPLGYLK from the coding sequence ATGACACTGACTCAACTCGAATATATTCTTGCCGTCGCCGATACAGGCAGCTTCAGCCACGCTGCCCGCCAATGCCATGTCACTCAGCCCACGCTGAGCATGCAAATTCAAAAACTGGAAGAGGAATTGGGTGTGATTCTTTTTGATCGCACCAAACAGCCCATCCGCGCAACCTCGGTCGGCGAAGAAGTCCTGCAACAGGCCCGCCTGGTCGTCAAAGGTTCCCAGCATCTGAAAGAAATTGTCGATGATGCCAAAGGATCCCTGTGCGGCGAACTGCGCATCGGAATCATCCCGACCCTGGCGCCTTATCTGCTGCCGCTGTTCCTAAAAAAGATCAAGGATGCGCACAGCAGTCTGCATCTGACCTTTGAAGAACTGCAAACCGAAGCGATGATTGAAAAGATCCGCAATCACAGTCTGGATCTGGGCATCATCGTCACCCCGATTGATGATCTGAACATCGCCAATCACGTTCTGTTCTATGAACCCTTCAATGTGTATCTGTCCAAGGGGCATCCCCTGCTGAATCAGAAATCCCTGGATGAAAAGGATCTGTCGTCTGAAGACGTGCTGTTGCTGAACGAAGGTCACTGCTTCCGCGAACAAAGTCTTTCCCTTTGTCGCAACAAAAAGGCGCCTTCGGTGATGGACCGCAGCTTCACCTTTGAAAGCGGCAGTCTTGAGACATTAAAAAAACTGGTGGACCAGGGTGAAAGTTTCACACTGCTTCCGTATCTGGCGGCTTTGGATGTGCAGGACAAAAAGCGTCTGCGACCTTTCTCAGATCCTGTCCCAACCCGGGAAGTGAGTTTGGTTCACGGGCCGCACTTCCAAAGAAAGGCTCTTTTGAAGGCGCTAATTGAAACCATAAAGAGAAACCTGCCCGAAGGCCTGTCCGCCACCCGAGGTAAAAACCAACTGAAAATCGACAATCCGCTCGGCTATCTCAAATAG
- a CDS encoding Dps family protein gives MRSQNAQSLNESKSVSNLKSVETGTDSVVETLKKSLAEEYLLQLKTQNFHWNVEGPLFFSLHKMFEEQYGQLAEFVDRTAEVIRALKVKAPGSFKEFRELSSIQEASDKLTANQMIEMLSQDHTNLAIALKSRLETAEDAEETSAVTLYEDLIGFHEKAAWMIRSHRS, from the coding sequence ATGAGATCACAAAACGCCCAATCACTGAACGAAAGTAAATCCGTCAGCAATCTGAAGTCCGTTGAAACCGGAACAGATTCTGTCGTTGAGACTTTGAAAAAGTCCCTGGCAGAAGAATATCTGCTGCAACTTAAAACCCAAAACTTCCACTGGAATGTGGAAGGCCCGTTGTTCTTCTCTTTGCACAAAATGTTTGAAGAACAATACGGCCAGCTGGCTGAATTCGTCGATCGCACGGCGGAAGTCATCCGCGCTTTGAAAGTCAAAGCTCCGGGCAGCTTCAAAGAGTTCCGCGAATTGTCCTCTATCCAGGAGGCTTCGGATAAACTGACCGCCAATCAAATGATCGAAATGCTCAGCCAGGATCACACGAATCTGGCTATCGCCCTGAAATCCCGACTGGAAACCGCGGAAGATGCGGAAGAAACCAGTGCTGTGACTTTGTACGAAGACCTGATCGGCTTCCACGAAAAAGCCGCTTGGATGATCCGCAGTCACAGATCCTGA
- a CDS encoding ZIP family metal transporter, producing MGSALMGLLAGGITGLSTMLGALPILKNKTTGWNPWRSLNLDFAIGMMLAAAAFNLIGPAYSSTHSSFGVSLALALGVASIYGLSHLIHSVSPSEWSVHRRAWLFVTAMMLHNLPEGLASGAALSADSISAANGWTVVGAIVFQNFPEGLATAAAFLSIGMSRKVSFFGAAMTGVMEILGGALGGIFTSITSASLPFILAFAGGAMISVTLEEIFAKMKETRMTYLWQKQFVAGALSVVLMNWLIS from the coding sequence ATGGGCAGCGCACTGATGGGATTATTGGCAGGAGGAATCACCGGGCTTTCAACGATGCTCGGTGCTCTTCCCATTCTGAAAAACAAAACCACCGGCTGGAACCCATGGCGCAGTCTGAATCTGGACTTTGCCATCGGAATGATGCTGGCGGCAGCGGCCTTCAATCTGATCGGGCCTGCTTATTCAAGCACACACAGTTCCTTCGGGGTGTCTCTTGCCCTGGCGCTCGGTGTGGCTTCCATCTATGGGCTGAGTCATCTGATCCATAGCGTGTCGCCCTCCGAATGGTCTGTTCATCGAAGAGCCTGGCTTTTCGTGACGGCTATGATGCTGCACAACCTCCCCGAAGGTTTGGCTTCGGGAGCTGCGCTGAGCGCTGACTCCATTTCCGCCGCCAACGGCTGGACAGTAGTGGGCGCCATCGTGTTTCAAAACTTTCCGGAAGGCCTGGCCACTGCGGCGGCTTTCCTATCCATCGGCATGTCCCGCAAGGTTTCTTTCTTTGGTGCCGCAATGACTGGTGTCATGGAGATTCTGGGTGGAGCCCTGGGTGGAATCTTTACCAGCATCACTTCGGCATCCCTGCCGTTCATTCTGGCTTTCGCCGGCGGCGCGATGATCAGCGTGACCCTGGAGGAAATCTTCGCCAAAATGAAAGAAACGCGCATGACTTATCTGTGGCAAAAGCAATTTGTCGCAGGCGCCCTGTCCGTGGTTCTGATGAACTGGCTGATCAGCTAA
- the gltS gene encoding sodium/glutamate symporter — MTLTAFQTVALAALVVYFGRYIKSKIHVLDKYNLPSPVIGGFIVAVIISILKANGLFVLTFNKAFEEALMITFFTSVGYSASVRLLKEGGRAVVFFLLLTIGGLVAQIVAGIGLAKMMGEHPLMGVLTGAVSLTGGPGTALAFGPVFEAAGVEGASVIGLTTAMGGIVLGGLIGTPLATYLINKKKLKHPVDHNSGEPHESMILKSFAGRDLLMHLLALTLIMGIGTTISSWISTLQITLPIYIGSMVVAAIFRNIEDAKPVFKISPEWIEEIGSVALTLFIAMAIMSLRLEELKNAALPILVFLTVQAVLVAVTAVGPAFWVGGKDYEASVMSAGYVGFMMGTTANAMANMHSLSQRYGHAYKAFLVVPLVGSCFIDFINAALVTFCINMFGN; from the coding sequence ATGACATTAACAGCATTTCAAACCGTCGCCCTGGCAGCACTGGTCGTCTATTTCGGCCGGTATATTAAAAGCAAAATCCATGTTCTGGATAAGTACAATCTTCCGTCACCGGTTATCGGTGGATTTATTGTCGCCGTCATCATCTCCATCCTGAAGGCCAACGGCCTTTTCGTGCTGACATTCAACAAGGCCTTTGAAGAAGCCCTGATGATCACCTTTTTCACGTCAGTCGGCTATTCCGCGTCTGTGCGCCTGCTAAAAGAGGGCGGCAGAGCTGTCGTGTTCTTCCTGCTTTTGACCATCGGCGGCCTGGTGGCACAAATCGTGGCCGGGATCGGCTTGGCTAAAATGATGGGCGAACATCCTTTGATGGGGGTTCTGACCGGAGCGGTTTCCTTAACCGGTGGCCCGGGCACGGCTTTGGCATTCGGTCCCGTCTTTGAGGCCGCCGGCGTCGAAGGTGCCTCTGTCATCGGCCTGACCACCGCCATGGGTGGCATCGTACTGGGGGGATTGATTGGAACTCCCCTGGCGACTTATCTGATCAATAAAAAGAAGCTGAAGCACCCGGTAGATCACAACAGCGGCGAACCGCATGAATCCATGATCCTGAAATCCTTCGCCGGTCGCGATCTGTTGATGCACCTTTTGGCACTGACTCTGATTATGGGCATCGGGACCACGATCAGTTCGTGGATCAGCACCCTGCAAATCACCCTGCCCATCTATATTGGTTCCATGGTGGTGGCGGCGATCTTCCGCAATATCGAAGATGCTAAGCCGGTGTTTAAAATATCCCCGGAATGGATTGAAGAGATCGGCTCGGTGGCCCTGACCCTGTTCATTGCCATGGCCATCATGAGTCTGCGCTTGGAAGAGCTGAAAAACGCCGCCTTACCGATTCTGGTTTTCCTGACGGTGCAGGCTGTTCTGGTCGCGGTCACCGCCGTGGGACCTGCGTTCTGGGTCGGAGGCAAGGATTACGAGGCCTCGGTAATGAGTGCAGGTTATGTCGGATTTATGATGGGCACCACCGCCAACGCCATGGCCAACATGCATTCACTCAGTCAGCGTTATGGCCATGCTTACAAGGCCTTCCTGGTGGTTCCTTTGGTGGGTTCCTGCTTCATTGACTTTATCAATGCCGCGCTGGTCACATTCTGTATCAACATGTTTGGCAACTGA
- a CDS encoding DUF4423 domain-containing protein, with protein MSNQFGALLKNKLEEIQKKNPRFSFRSLAKKVGISPGCLNELMHGKRPLSEFYANKIVLGLELGAEERNEVYSLISTRSRKFAAQKTLAEKELELIASWEHFAILNLIRMKTFKPEPEWIAERLALPLEKVQQSLDLLLDLGFIKRKGNSIARSVASLATTTDIPSEALVQAHVSDMHKAIEVLKRTPTDRRDYSAITMAINPHKMEEAKSLIKKFRRKLSMLVEEGDMTEVYNLNIQFFPLTVAEREKPL; from the coding sequence GTGTCTAATCAATTCGGTGCCCTGTTAAAAAATAAGCTCGAGGAAATTCAGAAAAAGAACCCTCGGTTTTCTTTCCGCTCTTTGGCCAAGAAAGTTGGTATCTCACCAGGTTGTTTGAACGAGCTGATGCACGGCAAGCGCCCTTTGAGTGAATTCTACGCCAACAAAATTGTTCTGGGTCTGGAGCTGGGTGCAGAGGAACGCAACGAAGTTTATTCTTTGATCTCTACGCGTTCCCGTAAATTTGCCGCACAAAAAACTTTGGCGGAAAAAGAGCTGGAATTGATTGCCAGCTGGGAGCACTTCGCGATCCTGAATCTGATCCGCATGAAAACCTTCAAGCCCGAGCCGGAATGGATTGCCGAGCGTCTGGCTTTGCCGCTGGAAAAAGTTCAGCAAAGTCTGGATCTGCTTTTGGATCTGGGCTTTATCAAGCGCAAAGGTAATTCCATCGCGCGTTCCGTGGCAAGTCTTGCCACCACCACCGATATTCCCAGTGAAGCATTGGTTCAGGCCCACGTGTCTGACATGCACAAGGCTATCGAAGTTCTGAAAAGAACTCCGACGGATCGTCGTGACTATTCCGCCATCACCATGGCCATCAATCCGCACAAAATGGAAGAGGCCAAGAGTTTGATTAAAAAATTCCGCCGTAAACTGTCCATGCTGGTTGAAGAGGGTGACATGACGGAAGTGTACAACCTGAATATCCAGTTTTTCCCCCTGACTGTTGCTGAAAGAGAGAAGCCGCTATGA